The Aquila chrysaetos chrysaetos chromosome 11, bAquChr1.4, whole genome shotgun sequence sequence taaaagattGGTATTTAAATACTAGAGTAATGCCTGTGTGGAAGCCTGTCCTgaaaccagaaagaaattacagGGGAGAGGACTCTAGGAGAGTTGTCACATCTCACGAGGATGCCATCTTAGGGTTTTGGTGTATCCTGATAAAgaaggccagcagcagcagctgaacttACCATGGGTGTGCTGCTCCTGTACAGGCAGCAGCCTTGTtctagtaaataaaatactctgGAGCCGTGTGTGGCTGTCATTCTAAAGGTTCAGTCCTTGTGCAAGCAGTGTCAGTTCTGTTCTTAAGAGCATATAGCGCTACTAACACTGCTGTCTGCAACAGGAATGTTAGAGAAAGGTGATAATAAGCAACTTGTGTTTTGTAATGCAGTACATCAGTTAATAGTTCTTAGGTAATTGCTAAGAATTGTCCTATATCTAGTTTACAAATCATAACGGATTTCTAGGAGTATAACATAACAAAACAACTTATATCTGATGCAAATTGTCAGTCAGtgttattaattaatttatttgattttgatGGGCTATGAAGTCTACAGCctaaagtttatttaaaaaaaaaaaaaaagagctacagGACTCAAAATAGACAGTAGGTTGCAGAACTTCCTAGCCTTATCTGGCTAGTCTGAATTCAAACCAAACCCCACTTTATTCATCATTTGCTGCCCGTTGTTATTTAATAAGTAACACGGGCCAAATCATACAGCCTCACAGGCATATCTCtgcactgctgaaaaacagctCTGTGCAGCAAACTTCTTGGCAGATCGTTAGACGATCAAAGATTAATTGAATATGATGGCTGGATTATGTCACCCATTGACAGATTAATCTCTTAAATTATGGTCAGGGCACTGTAGCTCTTTGGGAGAACTGTGGATGTAAGCTTCATTGACTAGCTTTTAGTGCATAACATAAACAATGTCATAAAAAATTTATTGAGTTCTTTCTTACTTGTGCTTCTCTCTTTATCAAGCCCTCCTCGTTCCCAGACACCTCAGGACAGTCACAGAGCTTTGGAAATAGAGAGTCACAGCAGTGGAGAAAAGAATAGCTTTCAGGTAAAAATCTCATCTTGCTTTGGGAGAAAGAATTTCTTACTCTCATTGTTTGAAAACCAGCATTAGGAAATAAGAGGTGAAGCTGCTAATGTAGAGACTTAAATAACTTAGAATAGTCTTTGCAGATTCAGGTTTTGTGTATTTGTATCTGActtgcatggatttttttttttttttgttaatctgTAACCTGAGATATTTCAGAAGGATTTAGGCACCCTACtatcttgtcttttaaaatggttGGGTTCTCAAATGCCTCTTTCAAGCCACAAGTTGAAAAGGCCAACCTTCAGATCCTACAAGTAGCTTTTAGGAAAAAGACAATCCAAAAAATAACCACTAGTCTAGAATTCAAGAGAGCTGGAGTCAGCACCTTCCTAAGCCTCCAACTTCTGGTGATCCTGAGATGTATCATGGTTTCTTTTGTCCTGTGAGGTGGGCATTATTCTTTACTCAGTAGGTCGATTGTGATGTAAGTCTAACAGATTGAGACAATCAGATTTTACATTAAGATATATAGGAAATGCATTGATAGGGTGGGTATATACATGGCTATTTATGTGAATATTAATGTTCTGTGGGCAATTTACCATGCAGAagtttcctcttcccccactGACTGTCAATTTGGCACATTTCATGCATCCCCcacaatgaaattttatttaaatgcactACCACTGGTGCattatgaatttaaaaagtgaatttgaCAGCAGCAAGAATTCCTAGAGTCACTTAAATGTGACAGCCAATAACATACATTTTCAGAGCACTGCCATGGCTTTATGATTCCGTTTTGTTTTAACAACTAGTACTTAGTATTTCTAcatgctgctttgaaaaactcACTGTTAgttctcatttcattttgtacATTTGTTTACataattgcaaagaaaattagTAAATACATTTGAGAAAAGAGTGGGGAAAACGGATACTATACATTAACCATGTTTTATTGATATACAGCTTGTTGCATGATGACAGGCTAAAATCTTAAGTCTTCACTGTGATTAGATACTGGCTTTTAGTATGAAAAAATTtacttataaaatattttgaggagTAAagtattaaaagtatttaagtAAATTTCTCTGCTCTTCCAAAGACTTGGTGTATTATCTTGAGTAAATCACTCTCCCTGCACTGTTTATATACAAAGAGATACTATTTTCTCATTAAATCGAAGTATATTCTGTGCCTGTGACTAATTCTTACAGGGTTAGCAGTTAGCAATTAGAAATCAAGATTATATTTCACTTGGGGCCTCTGCATGAAGAGATGTACTATGTACAATAAACTGGCAAAAGTTACCAGCACTAACAGTTACTCATGCTCTGATGTGCaatgttatttctttaattctAGTAAGAACTCAGGACCCTTGcatctgactttaaaaaaacagatttcttccatCACTTCCCTCTTTCAGTTACTGTTGTTTATGATCTGTAGCTGAGTGTGCACTGGCTATTATCATCTCGGGGTCTCCTTGATTTCCTTGGCTGTCTGTGTTAGTTCATGGATTATCTTCTATCCCATGTtatgaactttttaaaacaaggtcTATGTGTTTGCTGTTTGTACAGTATTTAACCTTGTGGGGTTTCAACTTCATACAGTTTCTAAGTTATACAGATGTATTAATAATACGTAGATTTAATCAGTTCTCAAAATTACATGAAATGTGCTTGGTCCCATTGACTCTTCCTTTATCTGAAACTCTCCCCATTATCTCTATGACTCTTACAGGAATCTAGCTGAATGAATTACCACCTTCAggttagctaaatatgttcctggaaattaattatttttattttgtatttccagaAAACCCTTCCTATGTTTAAAGATCATTATTTAGACTTTGAGAACAAATAATCAAAAGTTAGAAAACCATCAGAATTAAAGTTGCGTGgacaattttatttccattcttaAGTGTATATGTCTGCATATATAGCTATGTTAATTCTATGATCAGATGCTATTTTCATCACAAGACCTTGGCTCCATTTAATGCACATGTATTAAGCAAGAAACTATTCTTATTCAGCATTTATGCTGTAACTCACTTGAAAACAAAGCcactgtttgtttgggggtgtTTTTCTGCACAGATGTGTGCAGGTCGACCTGGGCTCACTTCACCCCTATTTCCAATACTGGCCCAAAAGCCAGGTAGCTTTATGAGACTAGAAGTAGTTTCACTTGGCTTGTGTTAGCTTGATCAAGGATCTTCAGATAAGTATGACATCCATCCAGTTTTGAATGCAGGCAAAAAGTTTCTTCTGCCAAATGTCAGTCAGATGTGTGAACTGGAGATATTTTTGGATCCTGTATGTAAGGATTAAATGCAGGGCTCTGGCATTTTATTTCCAGGGTAGTCTTTACTTAAGCAAATATGGGGTATGGATATGGGATATGGTCTTTTCCATTCACATCCTGCTCTGATGACAGATGTCCCTCCTCCCTCTGTCTTTATGTAGGATCTAAATACTTCAGCAGAAGGGATATGGAGAGTCCACAGTGGGAGGAGATAGGAGAAGTGAGCTTCAGAGGTAGTCTAGCATATGGTCTTTGATGCAGAACAGGAGCTTTGTTTTGCAGTACTAACTTCCTACCTGTTGTAGTTCTGAGTAGCGTTTGATAATGGCTCTTTGTTGTAGTCTGAAGAAGATTTtcttgaaaggaagaaagaagtagAAAGGTTCCTGAAGAAGAATGTAGATCGGATATGGGATTGGTCCAGCAGGCCCGAGAACATCCCACCAAAGTGAGTGCTGTCAATTCTTCTGGATGAACTCAGGTGCAGCCTTTACTTCCACAAGTCTAGATATGTATCTGTTAATGCTGTGActatgttttcttcctcaaaactAGGgaattcctttttaaacatcCCAGGCGCACAGCTACTCTCAGCATGAGGAATACCAGTGTAATGAAGAAAGGGGGGATATTCTCAGCAGAatttttgaaggtttttcttccatctctgctgctttctcatttGCTTGCCATTGGACTAGGGTaagtgtaaattaaaaaaaaaaaaagatagattttttttttaacctctgttCTCTGAGGTGTAATTCTGACTCCCAGTTGCCTCTTTGTCTAAAAGATGGGTAATACTTTTTCCATAGAAGGGGGACATATAGTTATTCAGGAAGTGCTTTCTATTTGTCTGCTTGTGGTATTGCCGAATGtatgaagttttccttttctgcttttctcactAGTtgagaatttttcaaaataattaagggGCAGTGAAATTAGGAGTTATATGTATGAACCATAGTTACACTTAAACAATACTTGGTTCCATTGGAGATACGACTGTTGATCTCACAACTAATCgcaaaggaaaaagatactatttaatatattttaaaattccacttGCacctgggagggatgggggacaTGAAACAAAGTGGGAATTGGTTTTCTTTAGATGATTTAGGGGTTAGATGatccttctttaaaaacagctgcagaacacAGACTAAAGGGAAAAGATTAAATGCCTTTTAGTTACGATCAGAGTTTGCCTGTGCCTAAGCATGGCAGATTCCCCGATACCAGCAAGGAACGCTGCGAATCTGGGCATGTCTGGCCGCTCTCCCAGCAGAGTATGCTGTCCCACACTGGAGGGCTCAGGGAGAAGTCAGATGAGTTCTGGGGTGACACCTGTCTTTAGCTCTGGTCCTGCTCTTTGTCTGCTCACTCCCTTGCATAAATCCTGAACCTGATCAAGGCTGTGAAAGTTGAGAGTGAGGGGATGCAAGAGAttgaggggaagaggagggctcTGTGCAGCTGCAGTAACTGGAAGGAGGGACAGCCCAAACCTTCTGTGGTCCCTGTGATATGCATCATTTTGGATGGATGAAGGCACAGGTTATCTTCCTGTACAAACCCAAGATCTCAGCCACATAATACTGTAAAAGTAACATGAGACTAATTTAActccttccaaaaataaaatgagtaatTGGAGAAGATAGAATAAAAGCATAAtggaattttcctttcaaaataaacaagtttGGTGATGTAAGTAAgtacttattttcttcctggtcACCTCTACCACTGCTGCAAATTAACATCATTCCAGTTCCATAATGATTGAGTAACAAAGTCACATCTTCAGGAAGTGCTTAATGTAGCATCAGTAAAATAGTTACccttcaaaataataatttttttaagctacaaGAAGTAAATGAATAGAAGATGCAATGTAGGGCAGCTGTGAAAGCATACCAAGCTGGGAAATAATGACTAGAGAAATAGTAAGAAGTACATGAAGATGACAGTAAAATGAGAGCTTTACAAATTTCAGAGGTATTcagcaaatggaaaaacttaagataacaaaaggaaaaacataataaaacatCTGTCTTTGAGACCTGAACCAGTGTGTCCTTGCTAACCACATACTTATCTCTGACTCCTGCATTCCTGAAACTGAACAGCTTACACAGAATTGTTCAGTCTTAGAGCTCAGGGAGCATTACTAGAAAAGGGTGTGCACAAAGTCACTAGCAACTGAAAACCAAGTTTCATACTAGTCAATTGATTTGCCCGCTTAATTAtagctggcactgctgctcctgctggaaATTACGTAACTAGTAAcctgatgaggaaaaaaagtgttcctTGGATGCtgtatgttctttttaaaatgaaatgcagcactCACTGACTATGTGTTCTTGGTCCTCAGGATTTACATTGGAAGACGCCTTACGACTACAGCTTCAAGTAGTACGTTTTAAAGGCACTTGACATCTAGtttcagagcaaagaaaatactCATCTGGGAATACAGGAGGTGAACAGCAGAAACATCTGAGCTAGCGATGACTACCTGATCAGTGTGTACTTGTTCTGTAAATGTGTTCTTGTTTAGTGAGAATGGGAAAAGAGATACTAAAGCTAATGTATCGTATATAGTCTTCTGGATCAATTCATAGAGCTTTTTTCAGATGCATTAACATCTGTTATTGCTTTGTAGTGAAGtatctttgaaaattaaaagaacttgatgtttaaaaacaatccTAGCTTTAATATAGCAATCTGATTCAGCTAGGTATTCATCTAAACTGCTGTTTTGTTGTACTTCATGGATGTGAATATTTGTCACTGCTGCTGTAATCATGACAATAAGGGATTAGCCCAAAACAATGTGTGGCCTTATGTACTATATATGGGAATTCAGAGAAGCTTTTACCTTGCTCGAGGCAGTTTCTTCCTTATGTAGATTTTACTTAGTGTGCTCTCACATTTGTGTGAGATGTGAAGTGTTGAGAGACACAGTCAGCTGGAAGGAATTAGCACGAGTGAAACTTCCATCAGTTTTTACTAGTTCGGAGTGCGATGCAGAACAGCCTGGATTAAAATTTGGACTTTAGTGCCTAATACATAGCTTCTTTTGCAAAGATGTTTATTTAACTCCCCAATTAATAGAAGTTCCTTCTGTTGTATCTACTTGCAGGCTACTGCTTCTCAGTCtttttatctgtaaaataataaatttgcaTCTTATATTTGCCTCATCCTtgtatagattttaaaaaagggttgcttgcttatttgtttttactAATGGAATGCCTTTTCATTCAGTGATTGTACCttatttaatgagaaaatgaatgtttgcCAAAATatcatgttttatatatttaaataaaaaggttcCTTGTGGAGTCAGagttttcttgttcctttttctcttaataaCTGTTGAAAGTGGCTGATAAGGCTCTGTCTTTAAACATGAGTTTCATATTGTGTAACTGacaagaaagatgttttcataGAAAGCAACTTCAGTGCTTGTTCTTAAACTGGAATATGGCTGAGCTGTCAGTAGAAGTTGCTCAGTAAACAGAAACTCACTGAACTTGCAATACATATTCTACTTTGTACTGTtgtcataatttaaaaataaatttgctttctacttttatttttgtccttattTAGCAGTACTGACTTCTGTGCTTGAAATGGAACCTGTAAAAATGTGGTTAGTGGGCACCTGGTAATATGGTATGGAGGGCAGGGCCTGCCATCATGCAACATCCTGTGGCTGCAGGACTGGATGCTGCTGTGCAGGCCAGcacatgtgttttgttttccctgggaGTAAATCTTGTATGAATTTAATTAATCAATCACACACCTTTTACAGGTGGACCAGtatctgtttgggttttttactgtATGTCTGCatgtgcaataaaaaaaatgaatttataggattgtattaatttctgaataatACTTCCACTATGTGATGttggatgcattttttttttttatctgactACAGGCAGAGTTGAACCTCAGTGTTGCACCAAAATAGTATTAAAAACATTGGTATCAGAATGACTGTTAGATCaactgcttcctcctcctttgaaaaaacaagatttatttttttttttaataccattaTATCAAATCTAAATAAGAGATTCCTTATAAGTACTGCTAAAACCCCAACAACTCGCCCAACTCCTCACACCCACCTTTCCTTGAATTACAGCAGGTAGAGCAGGGTGTTTGGTGAGCGCCAGCCTGTGTGCAGGTTCACGTTTTAGTTAACCAGGGTTCTTGCTGTGTTCCTTGGTGTTAgatatttcttgttttcagtgaaagtgAAGATACACCAACTGTGGTGGAAGTTCCCTGGGTTCATATTCTATTACAAcggtattttaaaaaggaagattcACAGCAACAGTTAAAGGCATTTTAGGATTATGCTGAAGTAATACTCACCTGAATACTCCTATCTGCATTGCAAAGTTAGTTGTATGAAAGGTTAGTTGTATGAAAGTATCTGTTGTGAATAAAGGAACTACATCggttctttgttcttttctcctttctctttttaaacacagaagcaaagaaatccTGTGTGGACAGGAAGAGAATTGCCACCCTAAAAGACCTGCAAAGTAGGCGTTCATTAACTTCCTTGCAGTAGCTGGAACTCCAAGCCCAGGCTCCTGCGTGAGGCTAAAAGCGAAAGTTGGATCAGAAACAGCCAGAGCGTATCCTCTCCTTGGCAAACTGGAACAGGTGAATGCCAGCCTGAACTTTCGTGTTAGGCTTTCATGTCCTGTGTAACTGTTACCACAGATTACGgtagtaaaatgaaaaaaatgttctgtataTGTAAACCATGTTacttatttgcatatttatcaTTACCAGCACCTTGACAAGTGGTATATCTATTACCTCTCATAGCTgctaagaaaacatttctaatttacattgctgctttgctttgaaatgagaAGTGATTTATGTTATAGTGTCccctattattattattattccatcAGCTCCACCATCCCTTGGGATCATGCCCATGGGTATCATGCAGAGGGGTAGATCAGCCTTTACAACGTGGGTCTTGTGCAGTGTGGTACCCTGCCCAGCAGGTCattgcagcccagaaaacccCTCACTCGTTGTTGGACGTTCACTAAAATTGCTGTGGTCAAACTGGAGCAAGCGAAAGCAAACAGTGCAAGACAGGAACGGGGAGAAGGAGGGCGGCAGAAAAGTCATCTCAGTCTCTTGTTCCACAGACCTTTGCAGACAGTCAACTTTTTCAGCTTAGGCACAATGAACAAGGGTTTTAGAGGTAGTTACACATTTCATCCTTACTCATTCTTAATTTACATTGGTTTTAATTAGAATTACATGCATAATCATCTCTGAGGATCTGATCCTATGTCCTTGATCTTGCAGGGGATGAATATAgtttcagcagctttttcagAGTGCATGTGCAGGTGCATGATAATTTTCCTAAAGCTATCAAGCAGAAATAGTTTGTCCATTTTCAGTTATCACAGAAAGTTGAAGGTAATAAATATAGATACTTGTTTTGTGGATAATCTGGACTGTGATTCTCTATATTTCATCAAGAACGCAGCAGCAAGGTGTACTCAGGGGTGCTAACGCTGTACTTGGGTAGTGGAGCGCTGACTACGCAAGTATCATACAGCCATTAGCACTCTGTTTATCCATATTTTTAGGATCATCAGTCAGAAAACCTCACATTCAACCCACTCTCCACCATATTTCTATGACATGCCCAAGGTGATGATTacccatttcagaaaaaacaatgtgTGAAACACCTAGAAGAACATCAGACAGTCAACGTCTGTATCAGAGGTTTGTGCTTATGGCGGCAACTTCTTAGGCTGCCCTGATCCAAGCTGAACCACTGTATatgtaataattatttttaacatgatggaaagaagcaaagttaattaaaaaaaccccaaaccctagtCATCATGGTGCATTTAAACTATTGGACATAATTATCCAATTATTGGTCAAGGCATTCTTACAGAGCTACATCAGTTTTCTGTGGTCAAATGTCAGCCTTTTGCCTTTGTGTCTTCAACATTGATTTCTGTAATAGATGCCTCATACAAATTTCACAGttatcaattttttaaaacagctttaaagtGCACAGGCTTTGCTAAAGCCATGGAAGCAGTGGACAACTAGtccaaaagaaatacaaatgctaAAAGAAATGGCCCAGTACTGCCTTAATATGCTAGATATTGACAAAATCTGCACTGAAGACTTCAAGCTGTTTGATCCTTACACTTCATACCAGGGGAAATGGAAAATTCAGTCAATTTTGCAActaaacttattttctttaaaaaaataagaggtCACAgcataaagttttttttaagtacattttaagCACAGCACAGTTCCAGTCCAAGGAGCTTTATCTTTTTAGAGACACACGAATGAATATAACTCGTCATAACTCATTTAACAAACCTCACTCCCAGTTGTGCTTCCCGCTGTGGACCCAAGGTGTCGGCGCAGCTCCCTCCACCTTCCCTGGGGAGGGTCCCCTTCGCAGGGGTCACCCCCCCACTGCGGGCAGACCTAGCCCAAAGGACAGACAGGAGGACACCAGCCACAGGCACAGGGTAGGAAGCTCGGGCTGGCACAGCAGAGCTTCAGCAGGAGCACAGGCTTGCAGGAGGCAGCCAGCCCTATTCAAAGCTGAGCTTGTCATGGTCTGTTTGACTGCTTTCAGGCTTAGCAGGCTcatgacagcagcagccagctcaggGCACACCGAAGGCTTGTGTACTTTTGCGCAAGAAATACGGTCAGTGAAACTGTGGTATTAAAAACTTAccaaatatgaaaagaaagtcACGAGAGAATTGTTATGGATCCCAGCATTTTCTAGAGTCCCATGCAGGTATCACCAAAGGCTCTCaagaaacctgcagcagaaacCTGTTCTTGCTCCAGAGCAGCAATCAGTTCGTTGCAGTCTTAAAGCATTTTCTCTACCTGGGTTtaaagctttgcatttcagtgtgcTTTGCTCTACTAGTGGAAAGTAATCCTCAGCAGCAACGAGCAGAGTCAGAGGCCAAGCTGACAGCTCTGGGACACGTGGGATGCATCGCACACACTATTTATAACTGCAAAGGAGGCTGTGAGGAAGGCCAGTGTCTGGGTAAGCTCAACGTACAAGGGCCTCCATCAAGAGCTGGCAAAGGTAAAGAGAGAAGCTGAGCTCTAAGACTGAAGCTTTCAAGGATGCTACAACAGAGGGCATTTGCTGCAAAACCAgtttctgttctctgcagaCTCCTCACACCCCACAGTTTGCACGGAGGTGGAGGTTTCTGTCCAGGAGCCACTTATGAACACCGCCCGGAGTGGCACAgacccccagcccagggagagcTCCGCAGCGCAAGAGCTGCCTCCTCCCAAGCGTCCCCCAGCAGCCAGACCCCAGCGGACCTTCAGCTGTTCCCCCGTTAGCAGCTCAGCCAAACGCAGACGCTTGTCTGCTCAAATGAGCCTGTGAAGATCATACTCATCAAGGCTTAACATAGCTTCTTACCACCAGTTTTGTAAGCACCACCAGAGCTTGGATCAAATTTGGTGTAAGGCAGGAAAAGACCTTTACATCAAAAGTGAGTTAATGGGACACCGATGGCCGCAGCCACCTGCGCGTCCACGCGCTGCCCAGCGCTCAGCATCGACAAAGAGCCACACGCACGTTTGCTCTGAGTTACAGCTTGCTCTTTGGAGCGGCTTGGACACCACGTCACCATCACTCGCATCAGGGAAGAGTCAGGCTGGTTCCTCTTACCCAGCCTGGTGAGCGCGGGGCCCCTTCTGCCCATCAAAAACCCTGGATGCAAAGAACAGGACAACAAACCCCCAAGTATTCTATCTACAGCTGATGAACAAATTTGCATCACACTGAGCAGATGGAAGACTGGCCCTCCCTTTCCCCCTAGCCCCTCCAGCGTAAGCCCCTTGCTGGCTCCTGTGCCGTCTGCGAGGGgagggatgcagcagcagccatctcactgcattttaattccCTAAATGTTCACCTGAAGTACGTGTTGTGAATTCGGACATTGGGGgttcctgctcctggctgcaggcCGTCAGCACAGCTGGATACCCAGTGGCTGCTGGGTTATTAATTCCTGCTCACAAGGCAACGCTTGCTCATCTTCCCAGGTCCCATCTGTGGAGATGGGGGATCGTCCCCCAACCCAAACACTGGCCTCCATagagctgctgccagagccGCTCCAACAGCCAGGAGCTGGAAAcagtttgagagaaaaaaaaaccccaaacccaccacgCCAGGTTTTATTTGGTGATGCAGGGGTAATCATGGGCATAGGAAAATATTGCTCACCCCCCTTCTGTAATTCCAGGACCGGGCAGTTCCATGGGAAAGTCCTTGCACGCCTGCCAGGGAGTCTGAAAGGTGACTTCATTTCTAGATACAGCCTTTGGGCAGGGTACAGAACAAAGACCTTTGGTCAAAAGCTCGACAGAAACAATTTCTCTGACTTTGGAGCCTAAAAATAGTGTTCTAGCACATAATACATGAAACACCAGATTAGTCTGGAGGATGGCCACCTCACAGGAGAGATCACAGACCGCACAGAACCATGCCCTGTGTAGCTCACAGTCACGAATGTCCCTGTTCTCCAACCGCCAGGAGGGAGCCTGGGCAAGGGCTGGAGAGCTCCCTCACCCCCTCCTGATTTCCTCTCCCTGGGAAATTAGAAGTACAAATTAAGTGCCTGGACTCTAAGGaagcacattttatttcatcaggttgtaaaatgtgtttcagcTGTCCTTCAGCCACACACAGCACCTCTCACCACCTTCAGTCTCGGCACATCGACAGCCACCGGCGCAGGGGCAGGAGCTGATCCCCGGACGCGCCGATTCCAGGTCCTGCTTTTCAGAAACCACTGTGCGTCAGTGCCGAAGCCCCCAGCCCTCGGCAGAGCCCCCAGGGCTGTATTtatacacccccccccccccccccccttcttacTTTACTTCACCTTCCCAACATGTTTTTTCTGGAGTCACTCGGCATTTCCATGAGGAAGTCTCTCTcaatctgtgtgtgtttgtgctcAGTGTAAAATGACAATGGAATTCAGAGTTTAATCTTAAATCCCATTCCTGCAATTTCCAAACCCATCCCCGAGAGGAAGCAGCAGACCTTTGAGAGGGTGGTTCATCTTCTCCCAACACTTTTTCATCCTGTAACCGGTGATTACAGTTACCACAGATGCCCACTTTCTGCTCATTAAACAACAACTACGCTGATTTAAAACACATGCACAAGCTTTGTGAAGCGAGGATTACGTACAAAACTCTCCCTCAGGTTTACAGAAACTGCCTCCGATACGCAGTGCTCACTTCAGCCCTTGTTAACTGGGCATTAAGGATTCATCGTACCAAAGGAAGTGGCTTTAAAAACACGTTTCAAAAAATCTTACCTCTAATTTCTAGTACAGACAACTTCTGCTCTCCTCAGTTATTTCCTCAAAAACAGCTGAGGCCTGCAGTTACCTTGCTGCTAGGAAATACTTGCAGAACAGGGGATCTGTGTGTTGTACATAGCGCACAGCCTGTCAGAAGGCGCCCGTAGGGGTTTTTCACATGTGGAAGCCCCGCGCTGCATCTCTAACACAAGATCCCTGCCACGCGTTACCGACAAGATGCTCCATCTCCTGGAAGTCAACCGTTCGGGGTATCGCATGTGCGAGTAGCGCAATGCTCTTGAACTGGTCCCAGAAGTCAAGGGTGGTTTGGGGCAAGTatctgaaaaaacagtaattttatcGAATGGACAATAAAATCTGGGTttagataaaaagaaatgataa is a genomic window containing:
- the BNIP3 gene encoding BCL2/adenovirus E1B 19 kDa protein-interacting protein 3 — its product is MSWLSPQEENLQGSWVELHFSSNGNGSGNTVTPTSQEQVPASISIHNGDMEKILLDAQHESGRSSSRESSHCDSPPRSQTPQDSHRALEIESHSSGEKNSFQSEEDFLERKKEVERFLKKNVDRIWDWSSRPENIPPKEFLFKHPRRTATLSMRNTSVMKKGGIFSAEFLKVFLPSLLLSHLLAIGLGIYIGRRLTTTASSSTF